A single Parabacteroides timonensis DNA region contains:
- a CDS encoding glycosyltransferase family 2 protein, translated as MDVKVSIIIPVYNVASYLDTCLLSCVSQTFHDLEIIVVNDGSTDESPHIIKKYAEKDSRIRVITKENQGLVYARKSGLDIARGEYVFHLDGDDYLETNAIEELYNAIVKSGSDYVECNFYYVTEDNGYIFKEKVKSNSELDGLYGQELLYCILHHKKWFIWGKLMRKSLFDDVIYHPISIGEDLFFNMQICLKVKKTIVIDIRLYNYVSRSGSITNQDAKKVRMLKLDMVKYIYSLLDIYTYNQSIKDELYLKFYYFFLNCISHKETEVRTILYDYYWSKEEQKKFLWRKRKDFYFITSVFFQSPFWASLLANIYLLMVFLRRKYIRYKKRFKYNSKQ; from the coding sequence ATGGATGTAAAAGTTTCAATTATTATACCGGTGTATAATGTAGCTTCCTATCTTGATACTTGTTTATTATCTTGTGTCAGTCAGACTTTTCATGATCTGGAGATCATTGTTGTTAATGATGGATCAACCGACGAATCTCCCCATATTATTAAAAAATATGCAGAGAAAGATAGTCGTATCAGAGTAATAACAAAAGAAAATCAAGGATTGGTTTATGCTCGTAAATCTGGATTAGATATAGCCCGTGGTGAATATGTATTTCATTTAGATGGTGATGACTATCTGGAAACAAATGCAATAGAAGAATTGTATAATGCAATAGTAAAAAGTGGATCTGATTATGTAGAATGCAATTTTTATTATGTCACTGAGGATAATGGTTATATCTTTAAAGAGAAGGTAAAAAGTAATAGTGAGTTGGATGGATTGTATGGTCAGGAACTGCTGTATTGTATACTCCATCATAAGAAATGGTTTATTTGGGGTAAATTGATGCGAAAATCATTATTTGATGATGTTATTTATCATCCTATTTCCATCGGGGAAGATTTGTTTTTCAACATGCAAATATGTTTGAAAGTAAAAAAAACGATAGTTATTGATATCCGTTTGTATAATTATGTTTCACGGTCAGGATCTATAACAAATCAGGATGCGAAAAAAGTCAGAATGCTTAAGCTTGATATGGTGAAGTATATCTACTCTCTATTGGATATATATACCTATAATCAGTCTATTAAAGACGAACTTTATTTGAAGTTCTATTATTTTTTTCTGAATTGTATTAGCCATAAAGAAACGGAAGTAAGAACAATTTTGTATGATTATTATTGGAGTAAAGAAGAGCAAAAGAAATTTCTGTGGAGGAAAAGAAAAGATTTCTATTTCATTACAAGCGTTTTCTTTCAATCTCCTTTTTGGGCTAGTTTGCTTGCAAATATATACTTGCTTATGGTTTTTTTAAGACGTAAGTATATTCGATATAAGAAAAGGTTTAAATATAATTCTAAGCAGTAG
- a CDS encoding glycosyltransferase family 25 protein: MKIKTFVINLEVSKDRREYVIAETAKYPCMDVELVNAVYGKKMSVEEIEGLFECKRFKSRYLREPMLTEIGCTLSHRECYRRLLISEEQYALILEDDVRFWDSARMEFVLSEIVKRISEEKEACVVTLARHSHYYPRARYKIDNYSIFRIWRACGTCAYLINRQAAHILLATPKASIYADDYEYMNEKGILVEGIYPTFAVGKSECGEIESEVASELEYPVGGIDLPLIDRFCYLLRNRKRSLLRAIGVLRLRGMRKNVNL; this comes from the coding sequence ATGAAAATAAAAACATTCGTTATTAATCTCGAGGTGTCGAAAGATAGAAGAGAATATGTGATAGCTGAAACAGCAAAATATCCTTGTATGGATGTAGAGTTAGTGAATGCTGTTTACGGTAAAAAAATGTCTGTAGAGGAAATAGAGGGCCTTTTTGAATGTAAACGGTTTAAAAGTAGGTATTTGCGTGAACCTATGCTTACAGAAATAGGCTGTACTTTAAGTCATAGAGAATGTTACCGGAGGTTATTGATTTCGGAAGAACAATATGCTTTAATACTCGAAGATGATGTTCGTTTTTGGGATTCAGCTCGTATGGAATTTGTATTGTCTGAGATAGTAAAAAGAATATCAGAGGAAAAAGAAGCTTGTGTCGTCACTCTTGCCAGACATTCACATTACTACCCTCGCGCACGATACAAAATTGATAACTATTCTATCTTCAGAATATGGAGAGCTTGTGGTACGTGTGCTTATTTGATAAATAGACAAGCGGCACACATTTTATTAGCGACTCCCAAAGCTTCGATCTATGCAGATGATTATGAATATATGAATGAGAAAGGAATTTTGGTTGAGGGTATTTATCCAACATTTGCAGTCGGTAAGTCGGAATGTGGAGAAATAGAAAGTGAGGTTGCCTCTGAATTAGAATACCCTGTGGGGGGAATTGACTTGCCGTTAATCGATCGTTTCTGTTATTTGTTGAGAAATAGAAAAAGAAGTTTATTAAGAGCTATAGGAGTATTACGCTTAAGGGGAATGAGAAAAAATGTTAACCTGTAA
- a CDS encoding HAD family hydrolase yields the protein MKLKTALFDFDGVIVDTEPIYDIFWNEAGVRYGTGIDNFAAVIKGTTLPYIMDKYFSDRPEEFRQMVIKESTEYESTMPLPAMPGSLEFLHLLKKNGVQIGLVTSSDNSKVERAFKLHHLDNLFDTIVTADRITKGKPDPMCYLLAANDLNVSSADCIVFEDSFAGIQAGTAAGMRVIGLSTTNPEETLRDKVYEVIPNFEKITFEDYMKW from the coding sequence ATGAAACTGAAAACGGCTCTCTTTGACTTTGACGGTGTGATAGTCGACACTGAACCAATTTATGATATTTTCTGGAATGAAGCAGGCGTCCGCTACGGAACAGGTATCGACAACTTCGCCGCTGTGATCAAAGGCACTACCCTCCCCTACATAATGGATAAGTATTTTTCCGATCGTCCGGAAGAATTCCGTCAGATGGTAATAAAAGAATCGACCGAATACGAAAGTACAATGCCCCTACCGGCTATGCCCGGTTCTCTCGAATTCCTGCACTTGCTGAAAAAGAACGGTGTGCAGATAGGTCTGGTCACCAGTTCCGATAATTCAAAAGTAGAACGTGCTTTTAAATTACATCACCTGGACAACCTGTTCGACACGATCGTAACAGCCGACCGTATCACAAAAGGCAAACCCGATCCGATGTGTTATCTGTTGGCAGCAAACGACCTGAACGTTTCTTCAGCCGACTGCATCGTATTCGAAGACTCTTTTGCCGGCATACAAGCCGGAACAGCGGCCGGTATGCGGGTAATCGGATTAAGCACTACCAATCCGGAAGAAACCCTCAGAGATAAGGTATATGAAGTGATACCGAACTTCGAGAAGATCACTTTCGAGGATTATATGAAATGGTAA
- a CDS encoding glycosyltransferase family 4 protein: MIVLSIDASYKGQISGQDEKLPYRTIELPDFYSGVNKWLRLFGNLVDGFRLITYSMLLPRHQLKVVLTDPSLINAWAILFRPFYRSQLVFWTMDLYPEAFVSAGLVSCKNPVYRGIASLIYDHVPDFLITLGEQQYRYLCRQYNKSSIPHIVLPCGICSIERANIPFWRKDNQDKIVFCYAGNIGEAHNDIFLLELIKQLNPKKYLFLLRLYGAKAQRILKEAAMSESVIVLDYIAPVELQFVDICVASLLPSWNHVCVPSKVVSAICSGIPVLYNANEESEGAYMFSDAIWLVSNSENVKENIAVFLENLSDEDILLKKKAAGKYTQSLLKMENDNLSVLLEIT, from the coding sequence GTGATTGTACTTTCTATTGATGCTTCTTATAAAGGACAGATTTCTGGGCAAGATGAGAAATTACCTTATCGGACGATCGAATTGCCGGATTTTTATAGTGGTGTTAATAAATGGCTTCGTTTATTTGGTAATCTGGTGGATGGTTTCCGATTAATAACTTATTCAATGTTGTTGCCGCGCCATCAATTGAAAGTGGTACTGACCGATCCTTCTTTGATCAATGCTTGGGCTATTTTATTCCGTCCGTTTTATCGAAGTCAATTAGTTTTTTGGACAATGGATTTATATCCTGAAGCATTTGTTTCTGCTGGCCTCGTGTCATGTAAAAATCCTGTTTACCGGGGAATAGCTTCTTTAATTTATGATCATGTTCCTGACTTCTTAATAACATTAGGCGAGCAACAATATCGTTATTTGTGCCGGCAATATAACAAATCTTCTATTCCTCATATAGTGTTGCCTTGTGGGATATGTTCTATCGAAAGAGCGAATATCCCTTTTTGGCGAAAAGATAATCAGGATAAGATTGTTTTTTGTTATGCAGGGAATATAGGAGAAGCTCATAATGATATATTTCTTTTGGAGTTAATTAAGCAGTTAAATCCTAAAAAATATTTGTTTTTACTTCGTTTATATGGGGCAAAGGCACAACGGATCTTGAAAGAGGCGGCCATGTCTGAATCGGTAATTGTACTTGATTATATTGCTCCGGTAGAATTACAGTTTGTAGATATATGTGTGGCTTCCTTACTTCCTTCCTGGAATCATGTTTGTGTGCCTTCGAAAGTGGTTAGTGCGATATGTTCCGGGATACCTGTTTTATATAATGCAAATGAGGAATCAGAAGGTGCTTATATGTTTAGTGATGCGATTTGGCTGGTTTCAAATTCTGAAAATGTAAAAGAAAATATAGCCGTTTTTCTGGAAAATCTTTCTGATGAAGATATTCTGCTTAAAAAGAAAGCAGCCGGAAAATATACTCAAAGTCTCTTGAAAATGGAGAATGATAATCTATCCGTTTTGTTGGAAATAACTTAG
- a CDS encoding glycosyltransferase family 4 protein: MKITIITSPFGYVPPLGIGAVEKIWYDLSIEFVNKGNQVKIISKRPEHEGYTNNLLDKNGINNIYIKGYKRKRSVYLDLIFDFLYSINSLMRIEKTDILVMNTFWTPFLCRFFKKKYKVSIYNVARFPKNQFKYLSNVDKLVACGSMIGEAVIKQAPRLQNVCVINNPVNQNIYYYTSIGDIEDTVHVVYTGRLHPEKGLFNLVKALSSLSVEKKIKLSLIGTNDIRRGGGGKEYCNELKKYVKNFELDFVGEISDPTLLAQYMRTAHIYCYPPLPTTGDAMPCAPLEAMALGLPVIVSDIPCFDDYVFHEKNGIRFNVKENAVENLKAALEDLIENASKRRKLGLYAAETAKQFSCPCIADRFLDLFMILCDGEGLAEN; this comes from the coding sequence ATGAAAATAACAATAATAACCTCTCCTTTTGGATATGTACCTCCTCTAGGGATTGGTGCAGTAGAGAAAATCTGGTACGATCTATCGATAGAATTTGTAAATAAAGGAAATCAAGTGAAAATTATTTCAAAACGACCAGAGCACGAGGGATATACAAATAATCTATTAGATAAAAATGGAATAAATAATATTTATATCAAAGGTTACAAAAGAAAAAGATCTGTGTATTTGGACTTGATATTTGATTTTCTGTATTCAATTAATTCTCTTATGAGAATTGAAAAAACAGATATATTGGTAATGAATACCTTCTGGACCCCTTTCTTATGTAGATTTTTTAAAAAAAAGTATAAGGTTTCAATCTATAATGTTGCTCGTTTTCCTAAGAATCAATTTAAATATCTGTCCAATGTCGATAAATTAGTGGCATGTGGTTCAATGATTGGTGAAGCAGTGATAAAACAAGCTCCGCGACTACAAAATGTGTGCGTAATAAATAATCCTGTAAATCAAAATATTTATTATTATACATCTATCGGAGATATAGAAGACACTGTGCATGTAGTTTATACCGGACGATTACATCCGGAAAAAGGACTGTTTAACCTGGTAAAAGCTCTTTCTTCATTATCGGTTGAGAAAAAGATAAAATTATCTTTAATTGGAACCAATGATATACGGAGAGGTGGAGGAGGAAAGGAATATTGTAATGAATTAAAAAAGTATGTAAAAAACTTTGAGTTGGATTTTGTAGGAGAAATATCTGATCCGACTTTGTTAGCTCAATATATGCGGACTGCACATATATATTGTTATCCTCCGCTTCCGACAACAGGTGATGCGATGCCTTGTGCTCCTTTGGAAGCTATGGCGTTGGGATTACCGGTTATTGTATCGGATATCCCCTGTTTCGACGATTATGTGTTTCATGAAAAGAATGGCATAAGATTTAATGTAAAAGAAAATGCTGTTGAGAACTTAAAAGCCGCGTTGGAGGATCTGATAGAAAATGCTTCCAAGCGTCGTAAATTAGGCTTATATGCAGCGGAAACAGCCAAGCAATTTTCTTGTCCTTGTATAGCAGATCGTTTTTTGGACTTGTTTATGATATTGTGTGATGGGGAAGGTTTGGCTGAAAATTGA
- a CDS encoding glycosyltransferase family 2 protein has translation MLDLSVIILTYNEEIHIRRCLENLKNLALDIYVIDSFSTDRTLEIAKEYGAVIFQNKWENNYAKQFNWALEHAPIRTKWVLRLDADEYLLPALIKELSEKVPFLPENISGIVFKRRHYFLGKWMKRGIYPVYLLRMFHYGKAICEQRLMDEHIQLLDGTTVNFEGDFVDHNLNNLSWFCNKHVGYAVREAADLLDIELDLYGVSRSDDQKQLTAQAMDKRQIKHRYVRMPLFWRAFIYFCYRYFLKGGFLEGQEGFLWHFLQGWWYRTLVDSKIFEIKRVCGGDREKIKKHLSDVYNCR, from the coding sequence ATGCTAGACTTATCAGTGATTATTTTGACTTATAATGAAGAAATTCATATTCGTCGTTGTTTAGAAAATCTAAAGAATTTGGCGCTGGATATCTATGTAATAGATTCTTTTTCAACGGATCGTACGTTGGAGATTGCAAAGGAGTATGGTGCTGTGATCTTTCAAAATAAATGGGAGAATAATTATGCGAAGCAATTCAACTGGGCATTGGAACATGCTCCGATCCGAACGAAATGGGTACTTCGGTTGGATGCGGATGAATATTTACTACCCGCATTGATAAAGGAGTTATCAGAGAAAGTTCCATTTTTACCGGAGAATATATCAGGTATTGTTTTTAAACGACGTCACTACTTTTTGGGGAAATGGATGAAACGAGGAATTTATCCCGTTTATTTGCTTCGTATGTTTCACTATGGTAAAGCTATTTGTGAGCAACGACTGATGGATGAACATATTCAGTTATTGGACGGAACAACAGTCAATTTTGAAGGAGATTTTGTAGATCATAATTTGAATAACCTGTCATGGTTTTGCAATAAGCATGTAGGTTATGCAGTTCGTGAAGCTGCAGATTTATTGGATATCGAGTTGGATTTATACGGTGTATCTCGGTCTGATGATCAAAAACAATTAACAGCTCAGGCTATGGATAAAAGGCAAATAAAACATCGTTATGTGCGTATGCCTCTTTTCTGGCGTGCATTTATTTATTTCTGTTATCGTTATTTTCTTAAAGGTGGTTTTCTGGAAGGTCAAGAAGGTTTTTTATGGCATTTCCTGCAAGGGTGGTGGTATAGGACATTGGTGGATAGTAAAATCTTTGAAATAAAGCGCGTCTGTGGTGGGGATAGGGAGAAAATCAAGAAGCATCTGAGTGATGTTTATAATTGCCGGTAA